A window of the Candidatus Poribacteria bacterium genome harbors these coding sequences:
- a CDS encoding ABC transporter substrate-binding protein — translation MRIKLLKFLGLRYSLILAVAAFLFGCDVPNNPYPKSEHDQEIYYNTFRAEPKHFDPAISYSSDEYRFIQQIYEPPLQYHYLKRPYELIPLTAETVPQPHYFDADGKELSTKAPAESVARAVYEVRIRPGIMYQQHPCFAKTADGEWRYRNLTKSEVKGFDEVKDFLMTGTRELIAADYVYQIKRMADPSVSCPILSTLKDYILGIDAYSNAIAKGQKDAPFPGVEIVDRYTYRIILKTKYPQFVYWLAMPFFSPMPKEAIDFYSQPAVKDRNITIDRFPVGTGAYRIETLLAHKEIVLVKNENFRVVRYPSSGEPGDREAGLLDDAWEIVPFIPRIVYKLEKEYIPRWNKFLQGYYDISSISSDTFDSAVAFNDTGDPRVSEEMKAKNIMLRTSVEPTTSYLAFNMLDDTVGGNSVEKRKLRQAISIVLDFEEYIEIFYNGRGVSSHSPIPPGIFGYEGGERGMNSYVYNWDDEKQRPVRKSTAEARQRLAEAGYPDGQDSNGNPLVVTFDNAWTSAGATPRLMWIQNKLDRLGITMENRTTDYNRFRDKVKNGNFQIISWGWHADYPDAENFLFLLYGPNARAGHGGENTANYDNAEYNKFFEQMKNMENSSERLALIREMNHLLQRDAPWVFTFHPVSFSLSHQWVKNSKPNSLGGGTLKYVRIDADERSENRQAWNQPIVWPLWACIALLILGTIPAVITIWKRERGS, via the coding sequence ATGCGAATAAAATTGTTAAAATTTTTAGGTCTCCGATATAGTTTAATTTTAGCAGTAGCAGCTTTTTTGTTTGGTTGTGACGTGCCGAATAATCCGTATCCGAAATCCGAACACGATCAAGAAATTTACTATAACACATTCAGGGCAGAACCGAAACACTTCGATCCAGCAATTTCCTACAGTTCGGATGAATACAGATTTATCCAGCAGATTTATGAGCCACCGTTACAATACCACTACCTGAAAAGACCTTACGAACTCATCCCGTTGACCGCAGAAACAGTGCCGCAACCCCACTACTTCGATGCCGATGGAAAAGAGTTATCGACAAAAGCTCCTGCGGAATCGGTGGCGCGTGCCGTTTATGAAGTCCGCATCCGTCCAGGAATTATGTATCAGCAGCATCCGTGTTTTGCGAAAACAGCAGACGGCGAATGGCGTTACCGCAACTTAACGAAATCAGAGGTCAAAGGCTTTGATGAGGTCAAAGATTTCTTAATGACAGGCACGCGTGAACTCATCGCGGCGGATTATGTCTATCAGATCAAACGGATGGCGGATCCGAGCGTTTCCTGTCCTATTCTCAGTACCCTAAAGGATTATATCCTCGGTATAGACGCGTATTCAAATGCTATTGCTAAAGGGCAGAAAGATGCTCCTTTTCCCGGTGTCGAAATCGTAGATCGGTACACCTATCGGATCATCCTCAAGACGAAGTATCCGCAGTTTGTCTACTGGTTAGCGATGCCTTTCTTTTCGCCAATGCCTAAAGAGGCTATTGATTTTTACAGTCAACCTGCTGTCAAGGATCGGAACATCACCATTGACAGGTTTCCTGTCGGAACGGGTGCCTATCGGATAGAAACGCTCCTCGCGCACAAAGAGATAGTTCTCGTGAAAAATGAGAATTTTCGGGTGGTGCGTTACCCATCAAGCGGAGAACCCGGTGATAGGGAAGCCGGACTTTTGGACGATGCATGGGAAATTGTTCCGTTTATTCCAAGAATCGTCTACAAGTTGGAAAAGGAATACATCCCGCGCTGGAATAAATTTTTACAGGGATACTACGATATTTCCAGCATTTCTTCGGATACGTTTGACAGTGCCGTCGCGTTTAACGACACAGGCGATCCGAGGGTAAGTGAGGAGATGAAAGCAAAAAATATCATGCTACGCACCAGTGTTGAACCAACGACGAGCTACCTTGCTTTTAATATGTTGGACGACACCGTTGGTGGAAACTCAGTGGAAAAACGGAAACTCCGCCAAGCGATTTCGATCGTTTTAGATTTTGAGGAGTATATTGAAATTTTCTACAATGGACGCGGTGTTAGTTCGCATAGTCCTATTCCACCTGGTATCTTTGGTTACGAAGGGGGCGAGAGGGGCATGAACTCTTATGTCTATAATTGGGATGACGAGAAACAACGTCCGGTTCGCAAATCCACTGCAGAAGCCAGACAACGTCTTGCGGAAGCTGGCTATCCAGATGGACAGGACAGTAATGGAAACCCGCTTGTTGTCACTTTTGACAACGCATGGACTTCGGCAGGTGCTACGCCGCGCTTAATGTGGATACAGAATAAGTTAGATCGACTCGGCATCACGATGGAGAACCGCACGACCGATTACAATAGATTTCGTGACAAAGTGAAGAACGGGAACTTCCAAATTATCTCATGGGGATGGCATGCCGATTACCCTGATGCGGAGAATTTCTTGTTTCTCCTCTATGGACCGAATGCCAGAGCCGGTCACGGTGGTGAAAATACTGCTAACTACGATAACGCGGAATATAACAAATTCTTTGAGCAGATGAAAAATATGGAAAACTCGTCAGAACGGTTGGCACTAATTCGAGAAATGAACCATCTGCTTCAACGAGATGCACCGTGGGTCTTCACCTTCCATCCTGTTAGTTTTAGTTTGTCGCATCAATGGGTGAAGAACAGCAAGCCGAACTCTTTGGGGGGTGGAACGCTAAAATATGTTCGCATTGATGCTGATGAGCGATCGGAAAATCGGCAGGCATGGAATCAACCCATCGTCTGGCCCCTATGGGCATGTATTGCTCTTCTCATTTTAGGCACTATTCCGGCTGTAATCACAATTTGGAAACGGGAACGGGGTTCTTAA
- a CDS encoding ABC transporter permease, whose translation MISYIIRRTLYAIPILIGVNITVFLLFFVISSPDLMAQRILGEKNITQEDIDNWKKQNGYHLPLWFNTKASGTESLTQTIFFQKSVKLFFFDFGTSDANNIDITAQISQRMWASLAIALPTFLIGVLVNITVSMIVAYYRATYVDFWGTIVAVILMSVSTLFYIIGGQWVFGKILRLFPISGYDTGADMLKFVILPVVIGIIGGVGTGIRFYRTIFLEEVNRDYVRTARAKGLSEAVVLFKHTLKNAMIPILTNVVLVIPLLFMGSLVMEAFFAIPGLGGFTIEAIHAQDFAIVRSMVYMGSVLYIVGLLLTDISYTLVDPRIRLGSSAA comes from the coding sequence ATGATCAGTTATATTATTCGACGGACCCTTTACGCAATCCCAATCTTGATCGGTGTGAACATCACTGTATTTCTACTTTTCTTTGTCATCAGTTCTCCCGACCTAATGGCACAACGAATTCTCGGTGAGAAGAACATTACACAGGAAGATATTGACAATTGGAAGAAACAAAACGGCTACCATCTGCCCCTCTGGTTCAATACCAAGGCATCTGGAACCGAGTCTTTGACACAAACCATCTTCTTCCAGAAATCGGTTAAACTCTTTTTCTTCGATTTTGGAACATCGGATGCCAACAATATTGACATCACTGCACAGATTTCTCAACGAATGTGGGCGAGTCTTGCGATTGCACTCCCGACCTTTCTGATTGGTGTTCTGGTAAACATCACCGTTTCAATGATTGTCGCTTATTATCGGGCAACCTACGTCGATTTCTGGGGTACAATCGTTGCGGTTATTCTCATGTCTGTCTCAACACTGTTCTATATTATTGGCGGGCAATGGGTGTTCGGAAAAATATTACGTCTCTTTCCAATCTCTGGATATGATACGGGTGCAGACATGTTAAAGTTCGTTATTCTGCCAGTGGTTATCGGCATTATTGGTGGTGTCGGCACCGGTATCCGTTTTTACCGAACGATCTTTCTTGAAGAAGTGAATCGGGACTATGTCCGGACAGCACGCGCAAAAGGATTGAGTGAAGCAGTTGTTCTCTTTAAACACACTCTGAAGAACGCAATGATTCCGATACTGACGAATGTGGTCTTGGTAATTCCGTTGCTTTTTATGGGAAGTTTGGTGATGGAAGCGTTTTTCGCAATTCCGGGGCTTGGAGGTTTTACGATAGAAGCTATCCACGCACAGGATTTCGCGATTGTGCGAAGTATGGTTTATATGGGTTCTGTGCTATACATTGTTGGTCTCTTACTCACCGACATCAGTTACACGCTGGTTGACCCGCGGATTCGACTTGGATCTTCTGCCGCGTAA
- a CDS encoding cupin domain-containing protein, whose translation MEKEIRNDIKGIDRFIFETGSDREQLHLHISEVGPGKRAHPPHTHEGQEIFYVFSGEGEVLFGDQTHRVSDNEAVHVDCQVLHGIRNVGETPLRYAVIIAK comes from the coding sequence ATGGAAAAAGAGATTAGAAACGACATCAAAGGTATTGATCGATTTATATTTGAAACCGGATCGGACCGGGAACAACTCCACCTTCATATCTCCGAAGTCGGACCTGGGAAGCGAGCGCATCCACCACATACACACGAAGGTCAAGAAATTTTCTATGTATTTTCTGGTGAAGGCGAAGTTTTGTTTGGGGATCAGACGCACCGTGTCAGCGACAACGAAGCTGTCCATGTCGATTGTCAAGTTTTACACGGCATACGCAATGTCGGTGAGACACCCCTCCGTTATGCCGTGATTATTGCCAAATGA
- a CDS encoding mannonate dehydratase produces the protein MNKPEKQPHKKATMHVGVQGIGTSPKELAFLVRHGVTHMDASVENTETDTLVRHKAEAAEAGVSLEMIHIGLPRSITLAEDPQRDRDIDAVCKMIENAAAAGLRGLNYNFCILNHQRTESTLGRGGSSYSTFDFSKYDNETLSEAGEVHREEAFDRITYFLERVIPVAEANRVQMACHPNDPPAPVLRGVERWNYPIFDGLKRFAEIVDSPYHGFNFCCGTVSEGLEDPGTEFYEILRYFGEQKKLFNIHFRNIRGGLYNFQEVWPDEGHLDMHRVAQILRDVEYPHMLMPDHAPGHPDDPSPPSVSGRVRQAWAFQFGYIIALIQAVNSESLD, from the coding sequence ATGAATAAACCTGAGAAACAACCCCACAAAAAGGCGACGATGCACGTCGGTGTTCAAGGTATCGGAACATCTCCTAAAGAGTTGGCATTCCTTGTGCGCCACGGGGTAACGCACATGGATGCGTCCGTTGAAAACACCGAAACCGACACATTGGTTCGACACAAAGCAGAAGCGGCGGAAGCGGGTGTTAGTCTTGAGATGATTCATATCGGGCTTCCAAGGAGTATTACGCTTGCCGAAGATCCCCAGCGCGATCGGGATATTGATGCCGTTTGCAAAATGATCGAGAACGCCGCAGCAGCTGGATTGCGAGGATTAAATTACAATTTTTGCATCCTAAACCATCAGCGCACAGAGAGCACACTTGGACGTGGTGGCTCAAGTTACAGCACTTTCGATTTTTCCAAGTACGATAACGAAACGCTGTCAGAAGCGGGTGAGGTGCATCGCGAAGAAGCATTTGATCGGATCACGTATTTCCTCGAGCGTGTGATTCCAGTCGCTGAAGCAAACCGAGTCCAGATGGCGTGCCATCCGAACGATCCGCCTGCCCCTGTGCTGAGGGGTGTTGAACGATGGAATTATCCGATTTTTGATGGCTTGAAACGTTTCGCTGAAATTGTGGATAGTCCGTATCACGGTTTTAATTTCTGCTGTGGCACAGTTTCAGAGGGTTTAGAGGATCCAGGGACTGAGTTCTACGAAATTCTACGGTATTTTGGCGAGCAAAAGAAACTTTTCAACATTCACTTTCGTAACATTCGTGGCGGATTGTACAACTTCCAAGAGGTGTGGCCCGACGAGGGGCATCTGGACATGCACAGAGTTGCGCAGATCCTCCGAGATGTGGAATACCCGCACATGCTGATGCCCGACCACGCACCAGGACATCCAGATGACCCATCACCGCCCAGTGTTTCTGGTAGGGTTCGACAGGCATGGGCATTCCAGTTCGGGTATATCATCGCCCTGATTCAGGCGGTAAATTCGGAATCGTTAGATTAA
- a CDS encoding LamG domain-containing protein has protein sequence MKFIIIGLAIIIISLSFTVQTYAEIDLGTARGIWLLDEGEGTIINDMSGNENHGELQGGEWVDGPEGPALSLNGQDDRVIIADSDSMYLEKAWTITAWTFVNSTENGFGHILGKRPASGTVANYAFRTSGNGTGWEAYYSRGGWKGAWNQGTVKKDEWLYMTATYDGEDTITIYENGSEIGSVSGHGGPAPRNDTDVNIGGWTNNTSETLDGMLYEVAIFSVVLAEDDINALMDDGLPSLLTAVEPSGKLATTWANLKSQ, from the coding sequence ATGAAATTCATTATAATTGGCTTAGCGATTATTATCATTAGTCTGAGCTTCACAGTCCAAACCTATGCGGAGATCGATCTTGGAACCGCAAGAGGCATTTGGCTACTTGACGAAGGTGAAGGCACTATTATTAACGATATGTCTGGAAACGAAAATCACGGTGAACTTCAGGGCGGAGAATGGGTCGACGGACCAGAGGGTCCTGCTCTAAGTTTGAACGGGCAAGACGATCGTGTTATCATCGCAGACTCCGACAGTATGTATCTGGAAAAGGCATGGACGATCACCGCCTGGACTTTTGTAAATAGCACCGAAAACGGTTTTGGACATATTCTCGGCAAAAGACCCGCATCTGGAACAGTGGCAAATTACGCTTTCAGGACCAGCGGCAATGGCACCGGCTGGGAAGCATACTATTCGCGAGGCGGATGGAAAGGTGCTTGGAATCAAGGAACCGTAAAGAAAGATGAATGGCTGTATATGACCGCCACTTATGACGGGGAAGATACCATCACAATCTATGAAAATGGATCTGAAATCGGCTCTGTCAGCGGACATGGTGGACCGGCACCTCGGAATGACACTGATGTCAACATCGGCGGTTGGACCAACAACACCTCAGAGACGCTTGACGGTATGCTCTATGAGGTCGCAATTTTTAGTGTCGTGCTGGCAGAAGACGACATAAACGCTCTGATGGATGATGGGCTCCCATCGCTACTCACTGCAGTTGAACCTTCTGGTAAACTCGCAACGACATGGGCAAACCTGAAATCTCAATAA